Proteins from a genomic interval of Mycobacterium conspicuum:
- a CDS encoding RDD family protein, which translates to MAEPLPFAEVSTAAIATVWQRLLARVIDALVYGVFYALFLVLGATVVSSGSVTDFHGHTTLQHFGVETTGLLVAVAGTAVSGLVYEWLMLAYTGATLGKMAVGIKVVNSGTGQILSFGSAFVRPLVPLAASVFCSLLGLLVYVSPLFDRSGRLRGWHDRAADDVVIKVR; encoded by the coding sequence GTGGCTGAGCCACTGCCGTTCGCCGAGGTCTCGACCGCTGCCATCGCCACGGTTTGGCAGCGTTTGCTGGCCCGCGTGATCGATGCGCTGGTCTACGGCGTCTTCTACGCGCTTTTCTTGGTGCTCGGCGCCACCGTGGTGTCCTCGGGCAGCGTCACTGATTTCCACGGCCACACCACGCTGCAGCATTTCGGCGTGGAGACCACCGGGTTGCTCGTGGCGGTTGCCGGCACGGCGGTGAGCGGCCTGGTCTACGAGTGGCTCATGCTGGCGTATACGGGCGCGACGCTCGGCAAGATGGCCGTCGGCATCAAGGTCGTCAATTCGGGTACGGGCCAAATCCTGAGCTTCGGGTCCGCCTTCGTGCGCCCGCTTGTTCCGTTGGCCGCCAGTGTGTTCTGCAGCCTGCTGGGGCTGCTCGTCTACGTGTCGCCGCTGTTCGACCGCTCCGGTCGGTTGCGGGGCTGGCACGACCGGGCGGCCGACGACGTGGTGATCAAGGTCCGCTGA
- a CDS encoding Bax inhibitor-1/YccA family protein: protein MRETSNPIFRSLPKQQGGYAQFGTGAAQMQPGYYQADPYAAAPYREAKATRPLTIDDVVTKTGITLAVLTLSAVVSFFLASNNLALAAPLTFIGAFGGLILVLIATFGRKQDSPAIVLSYAVLEGLALGAISLLLTFQVSVGQGRSVNAGAMIGEAVLGTLGVFFGMLVVYKTGAIRVTPKFTRMVVAALFGAVFLMLGNLVLAMFTHGTGLGLRSGGPIAIIFSLVMIGIAAFSFLIDFDAADQMIRAGAPEKAAWGIALGLTVTLVWLYLEILRLLSYFQNR from the coding sequence GTGCGGGAGACAAGCAACCCGATTTTCCGGTCGCTGCCCAAGCAGCAGGGCGGATATGCGCAATTCGGCACTGGCGCGGCCCAGATGCAGCCGGGGTACTACCAGGCGGACCCCTACGCGGCGGCCCCGTACCGGGAGGCCAAGGCAACCCGCCCGCTGACCATCGACGACGTCGTCACCAAGACCGGCATCACGCTGGCGGTGTTGACGCTCTCGGCCGTCGTGTCCTTCTTCCTGGCGTCGAACAACCTCGCGCTGGCGGCGCCGCTGACCTTCATCGGCGCCTTCGGCGGCCTGATCCTGGTGCTGATCGCCACCTTCGGCCGCAAGCAGGACAGCCCGGCGATCGTGCTGAGCTACGCCGTGCTCGAAGGGCTGGCCCTCGGCGCCATTTCGTTGCTGCTGACGTTCCAGGTATCGGTGGGCCAGGGGCGCTCGGTCAACGCCGGGGCGATGATCGGCGAGGCCGTCCTGGGCACCCTCGGCGTGTTCTTCGGCATGCTCGTCGTCTACAAGACCGGCGCCATCCGGGTCACCCCCAAATTCACCCGCATGGTGGTCGCCGCCCTGTTCGGCGCGGTGTTCCTGATGCTCGGCAACCTGGTGCTGGCGATGTTCACCCACGGCACCGGCCTGGGCCTGCGCAGCGGCGGGCCAATCGCGATCATCTTCTCGCTGGTCATGATTGGCATCGCGGCGTTCAGCTTCCTGATCGACTTCGACGCGGCCGACCAGATGATCCGCGCCGGTGCGCCCGAGAAGGCGGCGTGGGGCATCGCGCTGGGCCTGACCGTGACCCTGGTCTGGCTGTACCTCGAGATCCTGCGCCTGCTCAGCTACTTCCAGAACAGGTAG
- a CDS encoding cystathionine gamma-synthase, protein MSQHDAYSGLATKAIHAGYRPDPATGAVNAPIYASSTFAQDGVGGLRGGFEYARTGNPTRAALEASLAAVEGGAFGRAFSSGMAATDCALRAMLRPGDHVVIPDDAYGGTFRLIDKVFTQWNVDYTPVPLPDVDAVRAAVTPRTRLVWVETPTNPLLSIADIAAIAEIGAQSSAKVLVDNTFASPALQQPLTLGADVVLHSTTKYIGGHSDVVGGALVTNDEELDQAFGFLQNGAGGVPGPFDAYLTMRGLKTLVLRMQRHSENALAVAEFLAGQPSVSTVLYPGLAGHPGHQVAARQMCGFGGMVSVRMAGGRAAAEKLCARTRVFILAESLGGVESLIEHPSAMTHASTAGSQLEVPDDLVRLSVGIEDIADLLADLEQALG, encoded by the coding sequence ATGAGCCAACACGACGCATACTCCGGACTGGCCACCAAGGCCATCCACGCCGGCTACCGTCCGGACCCGGCCACCGGGGCGGTCAACGCGCCGATCTATGCCAGCAGCACGTTCGCCCAGGACGGCGTCGGCGGTCTGCGCGGCGGGTTCGAATACGCGCGCACCGGCAACCCGACGCGGGCCGCGCTGGAGGCCTCGCTGGCCGCGGTGGAAGGGGGCGCGTTCGGTCGGGCGTTCAGCTCCGGGATGGCCGCCACCGACTGCGCGCTGCGGGCCATGCTGCGGCCCGGGGACCACGTCGTCATTCCCGACGACGCCTACGGCGGCACCTTCCGGCTGATCGACAAGGTCTTCACCCAGTGGAACGTCGACTACACGCCGGTGCCGCTGCCCGACGTGGACGCGGTCCGCGCCGCCGTCACGCCCCGCACCCGGCTGGTGTGGGTGGAGACGCCGACCAATCCGCTGCTGTCCATCGCCGACATCGCCGCCATCGCGGAAATCGGCGCCCAGAGTTCGGCAAAGGTGTTGGTGGACAACACTTTCGCCTCGCCGGCGTTGCAGCAGCCGTTGACGTTGGGCGCCGATGTGGTGCTGCACTCCACCACCAAATACATCGGCGGGCACTCCGACGTGGTGGGCGGCGCGCTGGTCACCAACGACGAAGAGCTGGACCAGGCCTTCGGTTTCCTGCAGAACGGGGCCGGCGGGGTGCCCGGCCCGTTCGACGCCTACCTGACCATGCGCGGCCTGAAGACCCTGGTGCTGCGCATGCAGCGGCACAGCGAAAACGCTTTGGCCGTAGCCGAATTCCTCGCCGGGCAGCCATCGGTGAGCACCGTGCTGTATCCGGGTTTGGCCGGCCATCCCGGGCACCAGGTCGCCGCGCGGCAGATGTGCGGGTTCGGCGGCATGGTGTCGGTGCGGATGGCCGGCGGCCGCGCGGCCGCGGAGAAGCTGTGCGCCCGCACCCGCGTGTTCATCCTGGCCGAGTCGTTGGGCGGGGTGGAGTCGCTGATCGAGCACCCCAGCGCCATGACCCACGCGTCCACGGCCGGTTCGCAATTGGAAGTGCCCGACGACCTGGTGCGGCTGTCGGTCGGCATCGAGGACATCGCCGACCTGTTGGCCGACCTGGAACAGGCGCTCGGTTAG
- a CDS encoding acetyl-CoA C-acetyltransferase yields MPEAVIVSAVRSPIGRAMKGSLVNMRPDDLAVQMVRAALDKVPALNPHQIDDLILGCGLPGGEQGFNMARVVAVALGYDFLPGTTVNRYCSSSLQTTRMAFHAIKAGEGDAFISAGVETVSRFAKGNSDSLPDTKNPLFDAAQERSTAAAAGADEWHDPRADGNIPDVYIAMGQTAENVAIMTGISREDQDHWGVRSQNRAEEAINSGFFDREITPVTLPDGSTVSKDDGPRAGTTYEKVSELKPVFRPNGTITAGNACPLNDGAAALVITSDTKAKELGLTPLARIVSTGVSGLSPEIMGLGPIEASKQALARAGMSINDIDLVEINEAFAVQVLGSARELGIDEDKLNVSGGAIALGHPFGMTGARIATTLLNNLQTHDKTFGLETMCVGGGQGMAMVLERLS; encoded by the coding sequence ATGCCGGAAGCCGTCATCGTCTCAGCTGTCCGTTCACCGATCGGCCGCGCCATGAAGGGCTCGCTGGTCAACATGCGCCCGGACGACCTGGCCGTCCAGATGGTGCGGGCCGCGCTGGACAAGGTGCCCGCGCTCAACCCGCACCAGATCGACGACCTCATCCTGGGCTGCGGCCTGCCGGGCGGCGAGCAGGGCTTCAACATGGCGCGCGTCGTCGCCGTCGCGCTGGGCTACGACTTCCTGCCGGGCACCACGGTCAACCGGTACTGCTCGTCGTCGCTGCAGACCACCCGGATGGCGTTCCACGCGATCAAGGCCGGCGAGGGCGACGCGTTCATCTCCGCGGGCGTGGAGACCGTGTCCCGGTTCGCCAAGGGCAACTCCGACTCCCTGCCGGACACCAAGAACCCGCTGTTCGACGCGGCGCAGGAGCGCTCCACCGCCGCGGCCGCCGGCGCCGACGAATGGCACGACCCGCGCGCCGACGGCAACATCCCCGACGTTTACATCGCGATGGGCCAAACCGCCGAAAATGTGGCCATCATGACCGGCATCAGCCGCGAGGACCAGGACCACTGGGGGGTGCGCAGCCAGAACCGGGCCGAGGAGGCGATCAACAGCGGGTTCTTCGACCGCGAGATCACCCCGGTCACGCTCCCCGACGGCAGCACGGTCAGCAAGGACGACGGGCCGCGCGCGGGAACCACCTACGAGAAGGTCAGCGAGCTCAAGCCGGTGTTCCGGCCCAACGGCACGATCACTGCGGGCAACGCCTGCCCGCTCAACGACGGCGCCGCCGCGCTGGTGATCACCAGCGACACCAAGGCCAAGGAGCTGGGCCTGACGCCGCTGGCGCGCATCGTGTCCACTGGGGTCAGCGGCCTGTCGCCGGAGATCATGGGCCTGGGCCCGATCGAGGCGTCCAAGCAGGCTTTGGCGCGCGCCGGCATGTCGATCAACGACATCGACCTGGTCGAGATCAACGAGGCGTTCGCGGTGCAGGTGCTGGGCTCGGCGCGCGAGCTGGGCATCGACGAGGACAAGCTGAACGTGTCCGGCGGGGCGATCGCCCTGGGCCACCCGTTCGGCATGACCGGCGCGCGCATCGCCACCACGCTGCTGAACAACCTGCAGACGCACGACAAGACCTTCGGCCTGGAAACCATGTGCGTCGGCGGCGGCCAGGGCATGGCGATGGTCTTGGAGCGGCTTTCCTGA
- the mca gene encoding mycothiol conjugate amidase Mca has protein sequence MSELRLMAVHAHPDDESSKGAATLARYADEGHRVLVVTLTGGERGEILNPAMDLPGVHEHIDEIRRDEMAKAAEILGVEHLWLGFVDSGLPKGDPPPPLPEDCFALVPLEVSVEALVRVVREFRPHVMTTYDENGGYPHPDHIRCHQVSVGAYEAAGDYARFPDAGEPWNVSKLYYNHGFLRARMQLFHDECVKHGQEGPFKQWLEHWDPAHDPFESRVTTRVECAEYFSQRDDALRAHATQIDPNHDFFAVPISWQQRLWPTEEFELARSRVRVRLPEDDLFAGIEDDG, from the coding sequence GTGAGCGAACTGCGGTTGATGGCGGTGCACGCCCACCCCGACGACGAGTCCAGCAAGGGCGCGGCCACCCTGGCCCGCTACGCCGACGAGGGGCACCGCGTACTGGTGGTGACGTTGACCGGCGGCGAGCGCGGCGAAATCCTCAATCCGGCGATGGACCTGCCCGGCGTCCATGAGCACATCGACGAGATCCGCCGCGACGAGATGGCCAAGGCCGCCGAGATCCTCGGCGTCGAGCACCTTTGGCTCGGCTTCGTCGACTCCGGGCTGCCCAAGGGCGACCCGCCGCCCCCGCTGCCCGAGGACTGCTTCGCGCTGGTGCCGCTGGAGGTGTCCGTCGAGGCGCTGGTCCGCGTGGTGCGCGAATTCCGGCCGCACGTGATGACCACCTACGACGAGAACGGCGGCTATCCGCATCCCGATCACATCCGCTGCCATCAGGTGTCGGTCGGCGCCTACGAGGCGGCCGGCGACTACGCGCGGTTCCCCGACGCCGGCGAGCCGTGGAACGTGTCGAAGCTGTACTACAACCACGGCTTCCTGCGGGCGCGGATGCAGCTGTTCCACGACGAGTGCGTCAAGCACGGCCAGGAGGGCCCGTTCAAGCAGTGGCTCGAGCACTGGGATCCCGCCCACGACCCGTTCGAATCCCGCGTGACCACGCGCGTCGAATGCGCCGAATACTTCAGCCAGCGTGACGACGCGCTGCGCGCACACGCCACCCAGATCGACCCGAACCACGACTTTTTCGCGGTTCCGATCTCCTGGCAGCAGCGGTTGTGGCCGACCGAGGAATTCGAGTTGGCCCGCTCGCGGGTTCGGGTCCGCCTGCCCGAGGACGATCTGTTCGCCGGGATCGAGGACGACGGGTGA
- the greA gene encoding transcription elongation factor GreA, protein MTDTQVTWLTQESHDRLKAELDQLIANRPVIAAEINDRREEGDLRENGGYHAAREEQGQQEARIRQLQDLLNNAKVGEAPKQSGVALPGSVVKVYYNDDKSDSETFLIATRQEGVKNGKLEVYSPNSPLGSALIDAKVGETRSYQVPNGNTVKVTLLSAEPYHS, encoded by the coding sequence ATGACCGACACTCAGGTGACCTGGTTGACCCAGGAATCACATGACCGGCTCAAGGCCGAGCTCGATCAGCTGATCGCCAATCGTCCGGTCATCGCCGCGGAAATCAACGACCGCCGCGAGGAGGGCGACCTGCGCGAGAACGGCGGCTACCACGCCGCCCGCGAGGAGCAGGGCCAACAGGAGGCCCGCATTCGCCAGCTGCAGGACCTGCTCAACAACGCCAAGGTCGGCGAGGCGCCCAAGCAGTCCGGCGTGGCACTGCCAGGCTCGGTGGTCAAGGTCTACTACAACGACGACAAGTCCGACAGCGAGACGTTCCTCATCGCCACCCGGCAGGAGGGCGTCAAGAACGGCAAGCTCGAGGTGTACTCGCCGAACTCACCGCTGGGCAGCGCGCTGATCGACGCCAAGGTGGGCGAGACGCGCAGCTACCAAGTGCCCAACGGCAACACCGTCAAGGTCACCCTGCTGTCCGCGGAGCCCTACCACTCCTGA
- a CDS encoding alpha/beta hydrolase, which translates to MSAPSELSGSPRMAVRPHEVLRARRVKARRFAVSDGAPVEVLESGPSVAARLAALASRATVRPILSAGSHAPNAPWPWALIDMTAKVLLPASATVRANVALPNASAQLVRAPGVLPADGTRRVILYLHGGAFLTCGANSHGRLVETLSSFADAPVLIVNYRLLPKHSIGMALDDCHDGYRWLRSLGFDPEQIVLAGDSAGGYLSLALAQRLQEQGEEPAALVVISPLLQLAKESKQAHPNIKTDAMFSANAFDALTGLVANAAAKHIVDGKPEEIYEPLEHIKPGLPRTLIHVSGSEVLLCDAQLAATRLAAAGVPVEIRVWPGQIHDFQLAAPMVPEALRSLRQIGDYIREATG; encoded by the coding sequence ATGAGTGCACCCAGCGAGCTATCCGGCTCGCCCCGGATGGCCGTTCGCCCGCACGAGGTACTGCGCGCCCGGAGAGTCAAGGCACGCCGGTTCGCCGTCAGTGACGGCGCGCCGGTCGAGGTTCTCGAGTCCGGTCCCAGCGTCGCGGCACGGTTAGCTGCACTGGCGTCGCGCGCCACCGTCCGGCCGATTCTGTCGGCCGGCAGCCACGCACCGAACGCGCCCTGGCCGTGGGCCCTCATCGACATGACCGCCAAGGTGCTGCTGCCGGCGTCCGCCACCGTAAGGGCCAATGTGGCCTTGCCAAATGCCTCGGCTCAGTTGGTTCGCGCGCCCGGTGTGCTGCCCGCCGACGGCACCCGCCGGGTGATTCTCTACCTGCACGGCGGAGCCTTCCTGACCTGTGGCGCCAACTCGCACGGCCGGCTCGTCGAAACCCTATCGTCGTTTGCTGACGCGCCGGTATTGATCGTCAACTACCGCTTGCTGCCCAAGCATTCGATTGGCATGGCGCTCGACGACTGCCACGACGGCTACCGCTGGCTGCGCTCGCTCGGGTTCGACCCGGAGCAGATCGTGCTGGCCGGTGATTCCGCGGGCGGATACCTATCCCTTGCGCTGGCGCAACGTTTGCAAGAGCAGGGCGAGGAGCCTGCCGCGCTGGTGGTGATCTCGCCACTGCTACAACTAGCAAAGGAATCGAAGCAGGCTCACCCCAATATCAAAACCGACGCCATGTTCTCGGCAAACGCGTTCGACGCGCTCACCGGATTGGTTGCTAACGCCGCGGCAAAGCACATCGTCGACGGCAAACCCGAAGAAATCTACGAGCCGTTGGAGCACATCAAGCCCGGCCTGCCGCGGACCCTCATCCACGTGTCCGGATCCGAGGTCTTGCTGTGCGACGCGCAGTTGGCCGCCACCCGGTTGGCGGCCGCCGGAGTGCCGGTCGAGATCCGGGTGTGGCCCGGCCAGATTCACGACTTCCAATTGGCGGCGCCGATGGTGCCGGAGGCGCTGCGTTCGTTGCGCCAGATCGGCGACTACATCCGCGAGGCCACCGGGTAG
- a CDS encoding cystathionine beta-synthase, with protein sequence MRIAQHISELIGGTPLVRLNTVVPDGAGTVVAKVEYLNPGGSSKDRIAAKMIDAAEASGQLKPGGTIVEPTSGNTGVGLALVAQHRGYKCIFVCPDKVSEDKRNVLLAYGAEVVVCPTAVPPNDPQSYYSVSDRLVAEIDGAWKPDQYANPQGPASHYETTGPEVWADTDGRVTHFVAGIGTGGTISGAGRYLKEVSNGAVRIIGADPEGSVYSGGSGRPYLVEGVGEDFWPAAYDPTVPDQIIAVSDSDSFNMTRRLAREEAMLVGGSCGMAVVAAVKVAEEAGPDSLVVVLLPDGGRGYMSKIFNDGWMSSYGFLRSRLDGSLDEPTVGDVLRRKSGELPDLVHTHPSETVRDAIGILREYGVSQMPVVGAEPPVMAGEVAGSVSERELLSAVFEGRANLADAVSQHMSPPLPMIGAGELLTAAGKALRDWDALMVVEQGKPVGVITRYDLLGFLSDGSRGTGRR encoded by the coding sequence ATGCGGATCGCGCAGCACATCAGTGAGCTCATCGGCGGTACCCCCCTTGTTCGGCTGAACACCGTCGTCCCCGACGGCGCGGGCACCGTGGTGGCCAAGGTCGAATACCTCAACCCGGGCGGCAGTTCCAAGGACCGCATCGCGGCCAAGATGATCGACGCGGCCGAGGCCAGCGGGCAGCTGAAGCCGGGCGGCACCATCGTCGAACCCACCTCGGGCAACACCGGTGTCGGTTTGGCCCTGGTGGCCCAGCACCGCGGTTACAAGTGCATCTTCGTCTGCCCCGACAAGGTCAGCGAGGACAAGCGCAACGTGTTGCTCGCCTACGGCGCCGAGGTGGTGGTGTGCCCGACCGCGGTGCCGCCCAACGATCCGCAGAGCTACTACAGCGTGTCCGACCGGCTCGTCGCCGAGATCGACGGCGCCTGGAAACCCGACCAGTACGCCAACCCGCAGGGGCCGGCCAGCCACTACGAGACCACCGGCCCGGAGGTGTGGGCCGACACCGACGGCCGGGTCACCCACTTCGTCGCCGGAATCGGCACCGGCGGGACGATCAGCGGCGCGGGCCGCTACCTCAAGGAAGTGTCGAACGGCGCGGTGCGCATCATCGGCGCCGACCCGGAGGGCTCGGTGTATTCCGGCGGCAGCGGCCGGCCCTACCTCGTCGAGGGCGTCGGTGAGGACTTCTGGCCGGCGGCCTACGACCCGACCGTGCCGGACCAGATCATCGCGGTGTCCGACTCCGACTCGTTCAACATGACCAGGCGGTTGGCCCGCGAAGAGGCGATGCTGGTCGGCGGGTCGTGCGGGATGGCGGTCGTCGCGGCGGTCAAGGTCGCCGAGGAGGCCGGGCCGGACTCGCTGGTCGTGGTGCTGCTGCCGGACGGCGGGCGGGGCTACATGTCGAAGATCTTCAACGACGGCTGGATGTCGTCCTACGGGTTCCTGCGCAGCCGCCTGGACGGGTCGCTCGACGAGCCCACCGTCGGCGACGTGCTGCGCCGCAAGTCCGGTGAGCTGCCCGACCTGGTGCACACCCACCCGTCGGAGACGGTGCGCGACGCGATCGGCATCCTGCGCGAGTACGGGGTGTCGCAGATGCCGGTGGTGGGCGCCGAGCCGCCGGTGATGGCCGGTGAGGTGGCCGGCAGTGTCTCCGAACGCGAGCTGCTCTCGGCGGTCTTCGAGGGCCGCGCCAACCTGGCCGACGCCGTCTCCCAGCACATGAGCCCGCCGCTGCCGATGATCGGCGCCGGAGAACTGCTCACGGCGGCGGGCAAGGCGTTGCGGGACTGGGACGCATTGATGGTGGTGGAGCAGGGCAAGCCCGTCGGGGTGATCACCCGGTATGACCTGCTGGGTTTTCTGTCCGACGGGTCTCGCGGAACAGGGCGACGTTAG
- a CDS encoding RDD family protein, which yields MTDQPPPGSYPPPAGPPGSPGGQQQPPPPPDGGSYPPPPPSAGGYAPPPPGPAVRALPTESYTPWLTRVLAYLIDSIPIAVVYGIGALIQALTQTKSCYGGASQYDVTQYCVSQPSGIGNAAYWLSLLLVFAYSIWNWGYRQGTTGSSVGKSVMKFKVVSETTGQPIGFGMSVVRQLAHIVDGIICYVGYLFPLWDAKRQTLADKIMTTVCLPL from the coding sequence ATGACTGATCAACCGCCCCCCGGGTCCTACCCACCGCCTGCTGGTCCGCCCGGGTCACCGGGCGGGCAACAGCAACCACCCCCGCCGCCCGACGGCGGCTCGTATCCGCCGCCTCCCCCGTCGGCGGGCGGGTATGCGCCGCCCCCGCCCGGGCCGGCGGTCCGGGCACTGCCGACGGAGTCCTACACGCCGTGGCTCACGCGCGTGCTGGCCTACCTGATCGACAGCATCCCGATCGCCGTCGTCTACGGCATCGGCGCGCTGATTCAGGCCCTCACCCAGACCAAGTCCTGTTACGGCGGCGCAAGCCAGTACGACGTCACTCAGTACTGCGTCAGCCAGCCCAGCGGTATCGGCAACGCGGCGTACTGGTTGTCGTTGCTGCTGGTGTTCGCGTACTCGATCTGGAACTGGGGCTACCGCCAGGGCACTACCGGCTCGAGCGTCGGCAAGTCGGTGATGAAGTTCAAGGTGGTCAGCGAAACCACCGGCCAGCCCATCGGTTTCGGGATGTCGGTGGTCCGGCAACTCGCGCACATCGTCGACGGGATCATCTGTTACGTCGGTTACCTGTTCCCGCTGTGGGACGCCAAGCGGCAAACGCTGGCCGACAAGATCATGACGACGGTGTGCCTGCCGCTCTGA
- a CDS encoding thioredoxin domain-containing protein, protein MSPAENTLGRATSPYLRQHADNPVHWQQWTPQALAAAAARDVPILLSIGYAACHWCHVMAHESFEDDTVAAAMNAGFVCIKVDREERPDIDAVYMNATVALTGQGGWPMTCFLTPDGRPFYCGTYYPKDAFLQLLSAVSQTWRERRGEVETASDHIAGELRSAATSLPTGGPEVTPALCDHAVAAVLRDQDRTYGGFGAAPKFPPSALLEALLRNHERTGSAAALDAVEHTGAAMARGGIYDQLAGGFARYSVDNAWVVPHFEKMLYDNALLLRAYAHWARRTSDPLAGRVTAQTARFLLDELADADMFVSSLDADAAGQEGSTYVWTPAQLVEVLGDDDGRWAANVFGVTEAGTFEHGASVLQLRSDPDDRERLDRVRGALLAARATRAQPGRDDKVVTAWNGLAITALAEAGVALQDPGLVEAAHRCATTLLDTHVVDGRLRRASLGGVVGDSAAILEDHGMLATGLLAVYQLSGDEALLTAATGLLDTALQHFADPQRPGHWFDAADDAEALMLRPGDPMDGATPSGASAITEALLTAAHLVDAGHAERYLRAAGEALSAHSVLLERAPRAAGHWLAVAEAAVRGPLQIAVACGPGAPLLAEARRLAPGGAIVVGGEKDSSALLAGRGRVDGADAAYVCRGRVCDLPVTDASELKAALS, encoded by the coding sequence ATGAGCCCGGCTGAGAACACGCTGGGCCGGGCCACCAGCCCGTACCTGCGCCAGCACGCCGACAACCCGGTGCACTGGCAGCAGTGGACGCCGCAGGCGTTGGCCGCGGCGGCCGCGCGCGACGTGCCGATCCTGCTGTCCATCGGCTACGCCGCGTGCCATTGGTGTCACGTCATGGCCCACGAGTCGTTCGAGGACGACACCGTCGCCGCCGCGATGAACGCGGGATTCGTCTGCATCAAGGTCGACCGCGAGGAACGCCCGGACATCGACGCGGTCTACATGAACGCCACCGTCGCGCTCACCGGGCAGGGCGGCTGGCCGATGACGTGTTTCCTGACGCCCGACGGCCGGCCGTTCTATTGCGGCACGTACTACCCGAAAGATGCTTTCCTGCAGCTTCTTTCGGCGGTATCTCAGACCTGGCGGGAGCGCCGCGGGGAGGTCGAAACCGCCTCCGACCATATCGCGGGTGAATTGCGTTCGGCCGCAACGTCATTGCCCACCGGCGGGCCCGAGGTGACGCCCGCGCTGTGCGACCACGCCGTCGCGGCGGTGCTGCGCGACCAGGACAGAACCTATGGCGGCTTCGGTGCGGCGCCGAAGTTCCCGCCGTCGGCGCTGCTGGAGGCGCTGCTGCGCAACCACGAGCGCACCGGGTCGGCGGCGGCGCTGGATGCCGTCGAGCACACCGGCGCCGCGATGGCCCGCGGCGGCATCTATGACCAACTCGCCGGCGGCTTCGCCCGGTACAGCGTCGACAACGCTTGGGTGGTACCGCATTTCGAGAAGATGCTGTACGACAACGCGCTGCTGCTGCGAGCGTATGCGCACTGGGCGCGGCGCACTTCGGATCCGTTGGCCGGCAGGGTCACCGCGCAGACCGCGCGGTTTCTGCTCGACGAGCTGGCCGATGCCGACATGTTCGTCTCGTCGTTGGACGCCGACGCCGCCGGGCAGGAGGGTTCCACCTATGTGTGGACCCCGGCGCAACTGGTCGAGGTGCTGGGCGACGACGACGGACGTTGGGCGGCAAACGTTTTCGGTGTCACCGAGGCCGGCACCTTCGAACACGGCGCGTCGGTGCTGCAGTTGCGGTCCGACCCGGACGATCGCGAAAGGCTGGACCGGGTTCGCGGCGCGCTGCTGGCCGCGCGGGCGACCCGGGCCCAGCCCGGCCGCGACGACAAGGTCGTCACGGCGTGGAACGGGCTGGCGATCACCGCGCTGGCCGAGGCTGGCGTGGCGCTGCAAGATCCCGGGCTGGTCGAAGCCGCCCACCGCTGCGCGACGACGCTGCTGGACACCCACGTCGTCGACGGCCGGCTGCGGCGCGCCAGCCTGGGCGGGGTGGTCGGCGACAGCGCCGCGATCCTGGAGGACCACGGGATGCTGGCCACCGGGCTGCTGGCGGTCTACCAGCTGAGCGGTGACGAGGCGTTGCTGACGGCGGCCACCGGGCTGCTGGACACGGCGCTGCAGCACTTCGCCGACCCGCAGCGGCCGGGCCATTGGTTCGACGCCGCCGACGACGCCGAGGCGCTGATGCTGCGGCCCGGCGACCCGATGGACGGGGCCACGCCGTCGGGAGCGTCGGCGATCACCGAGGCGCTGCTGACCGCCGCGCACCTGGTCGACGCCGGGCACGCCGAGCGGTATCTGCGGGCCGCCGGTGAGGCTTTGAGCGCGCATTCGGTGCTGCTGGAACGCGCGCCGCGCGCGGCCGGCCATTGGCTGGCGGTCGCCGAGGCCGCGGTGCGCGGCCCGCTGCAGATCGCCGTCGCGTGCGGGCCCGGCGCGCCGCTGCTGGCCGAGGCGCGCCGGCTGGCGCCCGGCGGCGCGATCGTCGTGGGAGGCGAAAAGGACTCGTCGGCACTGCTGGCCGGCCGCGGCCGGGTGGATGGCGCCGACGCGGCCTATGTGTGTCGCGGCCGGGTCTGCGACCTGCCGGTCACCGACGCGTCGGAGCTGAAGGCAGCGCTGAGTTAG